The uncultured Cohaesibacter sp. genome window below encodes:
- a CDS encoding pectinesterase family protein encodes MTDQPIASTPTRPQMSKKLAAFYRPEVVLSHDCAPEGGADWDPIAPVLKGIPRSLKPDYRVDPGDMTKPDCFASIQQAISQAISDAKSKGLSKRLHIEIAPGTYNELVYVPSLEVNGRKVPITLYARDTDARKTVISVAIDQGLTADAYTMRFGSAFLNTEPSIRAMFEEVSARGDFDIGTTNSCVMRVRNGGFEALNLTIENSYNEDRLTPDIADRTDVARNHQGQWAHGQHQAVAVLIDAADRVLFDNVRLLGDQDTLYFKTNEPHKTVKSYFRNCYIEGDVDFIFGNSTAFFDHCEIRSKGARTSDTYVAAPSTNIHIPYGIVFWDCDFTHDDSEAALGGRFYLGRQWFERVRATPYGSSPVPGYSCTLGELSHYEEPTGTIALKTLEAVGKVAVLHSRIGRHINRFAPWTDWNGGEFDQGGTYHPAPWAPRFRPVQYGIADFNRHLAGWLKQQGLAYDEQNAPLPFIAEYGNETTDR; translated from the coding sequence ATGACCGACCAGCCCATCGCCAGCACCCCGACGCGCCCACAAATGAGCAAGAAGCTGGCAGCCTTCTATCGCCCTGAAGTGGTTCTCAGCCATGACTGTGCACCGGAAGGCGGAGCGGATTGGGACCCGATTGCACCAGTGCTGAAGGGCATTCCCCGCAGTCTCAAGCCCGACTATCGCGTCGATCCGGGCGACATGACCAAACCCGATTGCTTTGCCTCGATCCAGCAGGCCATCAGCCAGGCCATCAGCGATGCCAAAAGCAAAGGCCTCAGCAAACGCCTCCATATTGAGATTGCGCCGGGCACATACAACGAACTGGTCTACGTCCCCTCGCTGGAAGTGAACGGACGAAAGGTGCCTATCACGCTCTACGCTCGCGATACGGATGCCCGCAAGACCGTCATCTCGGTCGCCATCGATCAGGGTCTGACCGCAGATGCCTATACCATGCGCTTCGGCTCGGCCTTTCTCAACACCGAGCCCAGCATCCGGGCGATGTTCGAGGAGGTCTCGGCACGGGGCGATTTCGACATCGGCACCACCAACTCTTGCGTCATGCGCGTACGCAACGGTGGCTTCGAGGCCCTGAATCTGACCATCGAGAACAGCTACAATGAAGACCGGCTCACGCCTGACATTGCCGACAGGACGGATGTGGCACGCAACCATCAAGGCCAGTGGGCCCACGGTCAGCATCAGGCCGTTGCCGTGCTGATCGATGCTGCGGACCGCGTGCTGTTTGACAATGTCCGCCTGCTCGGCGATCAGGACACCCTCTATTTCAAGACCAACGAGCCGCATAAGACGGTAAAATCCTACTTCAGGAATTGCTATATAGAAGGCGACGTCGACTTCATTTTCGGCAACAGCACCGCCTTTTTCGACCATTGCGAAATCCGCTCCAAAGGCGCCAGAACATCCGACACCTATGTCGCCGCGCCCAGCACAAACATCCATATCCCCTATGGCATCGTTTTCTGGGATTGCGATTTCACCCATGACGACAGCGAGGCTGCCTTGGGAGGCCGCTTCTATCTCGGGCGACAATGGTTCGAGCGGGTCCGCGCAACCCCCTATGGCTCCTCGCCGGTGCCCGGCTATAGCTGCACCCTTGGCGAATTGTCCCACTATGAGGAACCGACCGGCACCATAGCACTGAAGACGCTGGAAGCGGTCGGCAAGGTCGCCGTGCTTCACAGCCGCATCGGCAGGCACATCAACCGCTTTGCCCCGTGGACCGATTGGAATGGCGGGGAATTCGATCAGGGCGGCACCTACCACCCTGCCCCGTGGGCTCCGCGTTTCCGCCCGGTCCAGTATGGCATCGCCGACTTCAACCGCCATCTCGCTGGCTGGCTGAAGCAACAGGGCCTTGCCTACGACGAGCAGAACGCCCCCCTGCCCTTCATTGCCGAATATGGCAACGAAACCACGGATCGCTAG
- a CDS encoding GntR family transcriptional regulator, with the protein MKDLKTGTPKGQNSRKSDLKQFINTSLVDLVAKQIRSMIFAGDYLPGEKLVVRELSEVLGVSHTPVKDALNRLVSEDLVEAIPNKSMVVKSFTNNELVERLGVRLMCELFYAGEIIRSARKDDTLVVDLEACLTAMEEAISDDTSIDYEAWVSNETRFHRRYMMAAQNQSLVTVYNGLNTNEFTFFAYLHNEHKPLKRPIFENNLVEHREIIEALKALDQARFVKAIAWHVLHACEDYNVDEEAKLRIDQIKRLAECHLDGLGKPSQKIS; encoded by the coding sequence ATGAAAGACCTCAAGACTGGGACCCCGAAGGGGCAGAACAGCCGCAAATCCGACCTCAAACAGTTCATCAACACATCGCTTGTGGATCTGGTGGCCAAACAGATCCGTTCGATGATTTTCGCCGGCGACTATCTGCCGGGAGAAAAACTGGTGGTGCGGGAGTTGTCCGAAGTGCTGGGCGTAAGCCACACCCCGGTCAAGGATGCGCTGAACCGCCTCGTATCGGAGGATCTGGTCGAAGCGATTCCCAACAAGAGCATGGTCGTCAAGAGTTTCACCAACAATGAACTGGTTGAACGACTGGGCGTCCGGCTGATGTGCGAGCTCTTTTATGCCGGTGAGATCATTCGGTCGGCCAGAAAGGACGACACACTGGTGGTGGATCTGGAAGCCTGTCTGACCGCCATGGAGGAGGCAATCAGCGACGACACCAGCATCGATTATGAAGCCTGGGTGTCAAATGAAACCCGCTTTCACCGGCGCTACATGATGGCAGCCCAGAACCAGTCTCTGGTGACTGTCTACAATGGCCTCAACACCAATGAGTTCACGTTCTTTGCCTATCTGCACAATGAGCACAAGCCGCTGAAGCGACCGATTTTCGAGAATAATCTGGTTGAGCACCGCGAGATCATCGAAGCGCTCAAGGCGCTCGATCAAGCCAGATTTGTCAAGGCCATCGCATGGCATGTCCTGCATGCCTGCGAGGACTACAACGTCGATGAGGAAGCCAAGCTTCGCATCGACCAGATAAAGAGGCTGGCAGAGTGCCACCTCGACGGGCTGGGAAAACCGTCTCAAAAAATTTCCTGA
- a CDS encoding TRAP transporter substrate-binding protein: protein MKKTTWVLTLLAGAALTAAGGMMTSTSALAADQIVLRLAHINANTDPKQKDAEKFKELVEQKTNGQVKVEIYGAGVLGNVREIIEGLQLGTNEVVIEGFGTLPSYTNLSLLDLVPFMFRDRAHFDKVWEGELGGELLKQAGDEAGMKLFGPSYRGVRVTTSTKKFTDVAGVKGLKIRVPADDMSVKTWQALGATPTPMAMTEVLTGLQQGTVEAQENPPILSYNFGLADICKFLIKTDHRWSADVFMMDQSYFNSLPENVQTAIVEAGNEAGHYTSGLITDNEDGFLQKWKDAGAEIVTPELDGFREATKDVVKDNFPELTDWVEKIKAVQ from the coding sequence ATGAAAAAAACAACTTGGGTATTGACGTTGCTTGCCGGTGCTGCACTGACCGCAGCAGGAGGAATGATGACCAGCACATCAGCTCTGGCAGCAGATCAGATCGTCTTGCGTCTTGCCCATATCAACGCAAATACGGATCCAAAACAAAAAGATGCCGAAAAGTTCAAGGAACTTGTCGAGCAGAAGACCAACGGTCAGGTCAAGGTTGAAATCTACGGCGCGGGCGTTCTTGGCAACGTGCGCGAAATCATCGAAGGCCTGCAGCTGGGCACCAACGAAGTCGTCATCGAAGGCTTCGGCACACTGCCGTCCTACACCAATCTCTCCCTGCTCGACCTCGTGCCCTTCATGTTCCGTGACCGTGCCCATTTCGACAAGGTCTGGGAAGGCGAGCTTGGCGGAGAATTGCTCAAGCAAGCTGGTGATGAGGCAGGCATGAAGCTGTTTGGCCCATCCTATCGCGGTGTGCGTGTCACCACCTCGACCAAGAAGTTCACCGACGTTGCCGGTGTCAAGGGCCTGAAGATCCGCGTTCCCGCCGACGACATGAGCGTCAAGACCTGGCAGGCTCTGGGTGCAACCCCGACCCCGATGGCCATGACCGAAGTGCTCACCGGCCTGCAGCAGGGCACCGTGGAAGCTCAGGAGAACCCTCCGATCCTGTCCTACAACTTCGGCCTTGCCGACATCTGCAAATTCCTCATCAAGACCGACCACCGCTGGAGCGCCGACGTCTTCATGATGGATCAGTCCTACTTCAACAGCCTGCCTGAAAATGTCCAGACTGCCATTGTCGAAGCTGGCAATGAAGCCGGTCACTACACCAGCGGCCTGATCACCGATAACGAGGATGGCTTCCTGCAGAAATGGAAAGATGCCGGTGCCGAGATCGTCACCCCTGAACTCGACGGCTTCCGGGAAGCAACAAAAGATGTCGTCAAAGACAACTTCCCTGAACTGACGGACTGGGTCGAAAAGATCAAAGCCGTTCAATAA
- a CDS encoding TRAP transporter small permease, giving the protein MRTLEWVCSAIEKTINFIIIVCLMMMTAVIFYQVVLRYVFDSSNIWAEEFARYAFIWVVLLGAASALRRFQHIRIDFVVNLLPERAQKLINFINYVLIVGFLATLIKYGIAISLKTTHQISAGLHIPMSFMYMSIPVGSALMLLFTVQIILRDFLVPTGANTSSSGSK; this is encoded by the coding sequence ATGCGTACTTTAGAGTGGGTCTGTAGTGCGATCGAGAAGACCATCAACTTCATCATCATCGTCTGCCTTATGATGATGACAGCGGTTATCTTCTATCAGGTCGTATTGCGCTACGTCTTTGACAGTTCAAACATCTGGGCGGAAGAATTCGCCCGTTATGCGTTCATCTGGGTCGTTCTCCTCGGAGCGGCCAGCGCGCTGCGCCGGTTCCAGCACATCAGGATCGACTTCGTGGTCAACCTGCTGCCCGAGCGCGCCCAGAAACTGATCAATTTCATCAACTACGTCCTGATCGTCGGGTTCCTTGCAACCCTGATCAAATACGGCATCGCCATCTCGCTGAAGACCACCCATCAGATCTCGGCCGGACTACACATCCCGATGTCCTTCATGTACATGAGCATCCCCGTCGGCTCCGCACTGATGCTGCTGTTCACGGTGCAGATCATTCTGAGGGACTTCCTCGTGCCGACAGGTGCCAACACATCATCGTCCGGGAGCAAATAG
- a CDS encoding TRAP transporter large permease subunit has translation MGIGTVLLVGMIVLVLMGMPVAFAIGIASMASILVGNYNLIVVPQKVLAGMDSFPMLAIPFFVLAGNLMTGGGITDRILSFTKATMGWMRGSLGIVTVIASAIFAAISGSGTATVTAIGGITIPAMKKEGYPPELSAAIAASASTVGPLIPPSIILIVYGNSVQTSIRELFMAAVVPGIALVLGFLAYTYYKARSLDLPVGNKLDHKEVCRETKRSFWALLMPVIILGGIFGGVFTPTEAAAVSAVYAFIIGLFVYRNLTFKSINRIFYDSCIVSTIMLFLVGCSKTSSWVLAMGRVPEAIAANLLSITDQPTLLLLLLNIFLLIVGMFMEANVAVVIFTPILLPIAMACGLSVVQFGVVMCFNLCLGLITPPVGLCALLGNNIAEGRLELTLRYCASMFLVGFVILMCTTYVPAMTTWLPSILK, from the coding sequence ATGGGTATCGGAACCGTTCTACTCGTCGGCATGATTGTCCTCGTTCTGATGGGCATGCCCGTCGCCTTCGCCATCGGCATTGCGTCCATGGCCTCCATTCTCGTCGGCAACTACAACCTGATCGTCGTGCCGCAAAAGGTCCTCGCAGGCATGGATTCCTTTCCCATGCTGGCCATTCCCTTCTTCGTGCTCGCCGGTAACCTGATGACAGGGGGCGGCATAACAGACCGCATCCTCAGTTTCACCAAGGCGACCATGGGCTGGATGCGCGGCAGTCTGGGCATTGTCACCGTGATTGCATCAGCCATCTTTGCGGCCATCTCCGGCTCGGGCACCGCCACCGTAACGGCCATTGGTGGCATCACCATTCCTGCCATGAAGAAGGAAGGCTATCCGCCGGAACTCTCCGCCGCCATCGCGGCCAGCGCCTCGACGGTTGGCCCGCTGATCCCGCCAAGCATCATCCTGATTGTCTATGGCAACTCGGTGCAGACCTCCATTCGCGAGTTGTTCATGGCGGCAGTCGTTCCGGGCATCGCACTTGTTCTGGGCTTTCTGGCCTACACCTACTACAAGGCCCGCAGCCTTGATCTGCCGGTTGGCAACAAGCTCGATCACAAGGAAGTCTGCCGGGAAACCAAGCGCAGCTTCTGGGCTCTGCTGATGCCGGTCATCATTCTGGGCGGCATTTTTGGCGGCGTCTTCACCCCGACCGAAGCCGCAGCCGTTTCCGCAGTCTATGCCTTCATCATCGGCCTGTTCGTCTATCGCAATCTGACCTTCAAGAGCATCAACCGGATCTTCTATGACAGCTGCATTGTCTCCACGATCATGCTGTTTCTGGTCGGCTGTTCCAAGACATCGAGCTGGGTGTTGGCCATGGGGCGTGTCCCCGAAGCCATTGCGGCCAACCTGTTGTCGATTACCGATCAGCCCACCCTGTTGCTGCTGCTGCTCAACATCTTCCTGCTGATCGTCGGCATGTTCATGGAAGCCAACGTTGCCGTTGTGATCTTCACCCCCATCCTGCTGCCCATCGCCATGGCCTGCGGCCTCAGCGTTGTCCAGTTCGGTGTGGTCATGTGCTTCAACCTCTGCCTTGGCCTGATCACGCCTCCGGTCGGTCTCTGTGCTCTGCTGGGCAACAACATCGCCGAGGGACGGCTGGAATTGACGCTGAGATATTGCGCCAGCATGTTCCTGGTCGGCTTTGTCATCCTGATGTGCACGACCTATGTCCCGGCCATGACGACCTGGCTACCGAGCATTCTGAAATAG
- a CDS encoding class II aldolase/adducin family protein gives MKSPNPLTRFIDLCHRVYARDFVPGSGGNASMRLGDRIVITPSGVSLGMLEEQDLVTIAMDGSVIGAGKPSKEWRMHMNCYERDDVNVVIHVHSPYSVAVACLTDLDHSCAMPVYTPGYSVRVGALPVVPYYRAGSTELANSIIAIMADRNSLLLENHGVLTVGATIDQAFNLVEEIEENAHLHFTLNGRGKPLSRQQQDDLNGKY, from the coding sequence ATGAAATCGCCCAATCCCCTCACCCGTTTTATTGACCTGTGCCACCGGGTCTATGCCAGAGACTTCGTTCCCGGTTCAGGCGGCAATGCCAGCATGCGGCTTGGCGACAGGATCGTCATAACGCCCTCGGGCGTCAGCCTCGGCATGCTTGAGGAACAGGATCTCGTGACCATCGCCATGGACGGATCGGTCATCGGAGCCGGCAAGCCTTCCAAGGAATGGCGCATGCACATGAATTGCTACGAGCGTGACGACGTCAACGTCGTCATTCATGTTCACAGCCCCTACTCGGTCGCGGTCGCATGCCTGACGGACCTGGACCACAGCTGCGCCATGCCGGTCTACACCCCCGGCTATTCGGTGCGTGTCGGTGCCTTGCCTGTTGTACCCTACTACCGCGCAGGCTCGACCGAACTGGCCAACAGCATCATCGCGATCATGGCCGATCGCAACTCTCTGCTGCTGGAAAACCACGGTGTCCTGACTGTTGGCGCTACCATCGATCAGGCCTTCAACCTGGTTGAGGAAATCGAGGAAAACGCCCATTTGCATTTCACCCTGAATGGCCGAGGCAAGCCGCTCAGCAGGCAACAGCAAGACGATCTGAACGGCAAATACTGA